In Helianthus annuus cultivar XRQ/B chromosome 9, HanXRQr2.0-SUNRISE, whole genome shotgun sequence, the following are encoded in one genomic region:
- the LOC110876175 gene encoding protein FAR1-RELATED SEQUENCE 5-like, protein MRTLYGGFNKVGATKVDFKNFKRDLNRYIAEYDADMVIKRLRRKKEFMPNFSMEYLTIDDGVLRALFWADGDSKRNFHMFGDVECFDATYCRNKYNMMFVPFTGVDNHYRNAFGRAPPVIVTDQDPAMRKAIQDTWPESRHRLCMWHIMDKLTTKFFISEYVVGANLCNSTDFKKRLCGIVWTDALLPEQFETEWGVILADFDLVNHEWLQSIYHIRDTWIPAYYRDEHMSGLMRTSSRSESENHFFGKFCNTNCTLVEFLGHFDSAIETQRHRHRKNDHDTRHTNLEIFAKEFVLEQQAANIYTRTIFFDEQLEIQTAIHKCGIEKWDQREDNFVNFSVKDFSQPCTTFFQVMMRQQDMTMSCSCNRQFLERYICRRWTREAVPNSAPRAILGINESDDRYQQINGVVREITRSAESLINRLVHNFDALCAFRDHVVQYQSTADQEVVNAPPRSRRDRFAEITGYTQETPVTICMPKTTRFKGMGKPMRMKSKREITISQYGKKRVVNVAIANVGGIIYVHARTLQGKRTTTPQKVRKWRVKEMTKRS, encoded by the exons ATGAGGACTCTTTATGGAGGGTTTAACAAGGTAGGTGCCACGAAAGTTGACTTCAAAAACTTCAAGAGAGACTTAAATAGGTATATAGCTGAGTACGATGCTGACATGGTTATTAAACGCCTAAGAAGGAAGAAAGAATTTATGCCCAATTTCTCTATGGAATACCTAACAATTGACGATGGCGTTTTACGGGCGTTGTTCTGGGCCGATGGAGATTCAAAGAGAAATTTTCATATGTTTGGGGATGTTGAGTGTTTCGATGCTACTTATTGTCGTAACAA gtaCAATATGATGTTCGTACCTTTTACCGGCGTTGACAATCACTATCGTAAT GCATTTGGGCGCGCACCACCTGTGATTGTAACTGATCAAGACCCAGCAATGAGGAAAGCTATTCAAGATACTTGGCCTGAAAGTAGGCACAGGCTTTGCATGTGGCATATAATGGACAAACTTACTACCaag TTTTTTATATCTGAATATGTG GTTGGCGCCAACCTATGCAATAGCACCGATTTTAAGAAGAGGTTGTGTGGCATTGTTTGGACTGATGCATTACTCCCTGAACAGTTTGAAACCGAATGGGGTGTTATATTGGCTGATTTTGATTTGGTGAATCATGAATGGTTACAGTCAATTTATCATATTAGGGATACATGGATCCCTGCGTACTATCGTGATGAACACATGTCTGGGCTGATGCGTACTTCATCACGTTCGGAAAGTGAGAACCATTTCTTTGGGAAGTTTTGCAACACGAACTGTACGCTTGTTGAATTCTTGGGGCATTTTGACTCTGCAATTGAAACCCAAAGACACAGGCACAGGAAGAATGATCACGATACTAGGCACACGAACCTCGAAATATTTGCAAAAGAGTTTGTCTTAGAACAACAGGCGGCAAACATATACACACGGACAATTTTCTTCGATGAGCAACTTGAAATTCAGACAGCCATTCACAAGTGTGGTATTGAAAAATGGGATCAAAGAGAGGATAATTTTGTGAACTTCTCTGTGAAGGACTTTTCTCAACCGTGTACTACATTTTTTCAG GTTATGATGCGACAGCAAGATATGACTATGAGTTGTTCATGCAATAG GCAGTTCCTTGAAAGGTATATATGCCGACGGTGGACCAGGGAAGCTGTTCCTAATAGTGCTCCTAGAGCGATATTAGGTATTAATGAAAGTGATGATCGGTACCAGCAAATTAATGGTGTTGTACGGGAGATAACAAGGTCAGCCGAGTCTCTTATTAACAGGTTGGTTCATAACTTTGATGCGTTGTGCGCTTTCAGGGACCATGTTGTCCAGTATCAATCGACGGCTGATCAAGAAGTTGTAAACGCACCCCCTAGGAGTCGTCGCGATAGGTTTGCTGAAATAACTGGCTACACCCAAGAAACACCTGTAACTATATGCATGCCGAAAACCACTAGATTTAAAGGTATGGGCAAGCCTATGAGAATGAAGAGTAAGCGTGAAATTACCATTAGTCAATATGGGAAAAAAAGGGTCGTGAATGTAGCAATTGCAAACGTAGGGGGCATAATATACGTACATGCACGTACCCTACAAGGGAAAAGAACGACGACTCCTCAGAAGGTGAGGAAGTGGCGGGTGAAGGAGATGACAAAGAGGAGCTAG